From a single Bacteroidota bacterium genomic region:
- a CDS encoding LamG-like jellyroll fold domain-containing protein → MKKILLLFYCFCTIYGLQAQTPITNWEYSIGDNGGVEQIKTSYYDEAGNLYVAGHFYGTVDLDHGTGAYLLTAAGSYDAFVAKYNSFGQILWAVRLGGSMAESVNHLSVANGYVFLTGFFQGTMNVYAPNFTAPLTSVSNSFDIFIVRLGTDGLFYSNGAFRIGMGGNDDGKCIKSDAAGNIYLAGYYSSPGNTTNVNFNLLGGTNNLLAAGSEDGFIVKYNSNFVLQWVKSYGGSSFNDAVLTIDIDSNQNVYAAGYFNGTNAGFNNSIFLTSVGAADAFISKIVTNGNTIWAKRVGGNNGDIINAIKLNGKGVIYAGGNFNGTANLNPNGTAQTFVSVGGDAFISKLDTNQASAIWIKQLGGSGLDLLGAIDLDTLGNVYTVGSFIGNAEFPVGVSASALNSGSWKDIFVSKLNTLGTFVWSKSLGTILEDDGYSVSVTANGNYAYITGSNPTFGHGYMAKIGACGELKPISGLVKLCTNSQRVYSVDSVFGATSYVWSLPSGWSGISNTRTIIVTPSTNSGNITVNAITACGVGFSRSLSINYGTTNLDNNLVRYWLANANDNNKDIKNNFGLTLVNTVKDTAMHGTVNGAYRISNNTGFIQLQPTANLPTGATSISLWYYYQSNGGSNNVILGSNGTALPASHPILLTDNASATLFPWSNTGVPIGSGVPIAQNTWHHIVLTRNGANFTFYVNGVLAYSGNNLSASNFDRIGNNRPGTEIQGATGKFDDIKIYNTIITEAQVKSLYDFGSIKSVDLLASGCKNKTISFQALSSNSNATYAWKLNGTTVGSSLPTFVKTAALTDTAISITINSQCFEETISKIFKINSADSVNIVSTDCGIKVGNKTYIVSGNYIDTLVNQFGCDSIVYLNLTVSINQLTNLSNNLIRYWTLNAQDSAKDLTGNFVLNKTSGILFTNDRFGNQNSAQFIPTAPSQQMTPVVNIPADNITISFWYQFTSSSSTNTRGLLTNSLGTNAGYYLYADANGNLLSNNNFGTSASTNFQFQTNNWYHLTFSLDSLGVAKIYVNGEHKLTNNNMSLTGIVRIGRGVGSSNTPGVGSYDDIKVYNTVLSDADIAKIYDRPSIISRPFLTNFCQNNSANFAYKVSGSNNSSYQFLKNNVSVSNDTSYLANNLAATDTLITFKVYSKCGFEEFNTRLNIQPSNIIKTDSFCGSYTYNNKTYTNAGTYYDTIANLNGCIVNVQLNLTFKAGVNLSSNLTHHFTLNNTENTNLVNSLAGITISATAASVVGRSNIAATGRAINAVAQSMQIASLPNSNLTVSLWYQRTTNSYTGARTIIGNTQANGNIAKMVYTSSTGAVFLGNSTTTVGVPTGFTLNTGVWYHIVYHVASNGDAKFYINGNLVSSITGLPLNTIALIGNRNDGNEPGIGNYDDIKIYNKILSADEISKLYNMPSLIAIPSLIQVCEGSSTLITYHFSGNAGSTYQYKKNGVTLSTDSFLLLNNTNLNDTLFEFTVNNSCGFEQYTAKVTVAPAAGVGQGLAYSKITNRITATTSFTRYKLFRNGIIIDSSNTTGNINFLTTLCGNYVAHYSNTGSANCPAVSPVLKINLDTVILNTKICAGKIYVFGSQQLTTAGTYYRTTTSVNGCDSIIKLNLTLANASSAIINRVGCGSLVIYNKTYTQTGQYKDTLINTAGCDSIITLNLTINNGTPAINNIVQSACNNFVLNGKTYTSTGIYRDTLFAASATGCDSILVLDLTIQKNGSIQNISACKSYVIKGVTITQSGTYRDTLTNMAGCDSIVVYNLNITTVNKTVAKNVNTLTASATNAIYQWINCTTSLPIANANMQSYTPTVSGSYKVIITQNGCIDTSSCTSVTIINCNLQLTHSVLNPTDTSRCKQVRVNIANGALPIALKLTWSSNTIGTNLNITDSAYTFTNVCPETYKLVVTDNNGCKDSTSFIINEPQVSVNDMYVLKFIVYPNPASNVLFISGLGKGALVSITDLTGRTVYNEQTTNSNTELNTITWKDGLYMIQVTNNGKTTIQKLIIVK, encoded by the coding sequence ATGAAAAAAATACTATTATTATTTTATTGCTTTTGCACCATTTATGGATTGCAAGCACAAACACCCATTACCAATTGGGAGTATTCTATTGGCGATAATGGGGGAGTTGAACAAATTAAAACATCGTATTACGATGAAGCAGGAAACTTGTATGTGGCAGGCCATTTTTATGGAACAGTAGATTTAGACCACGGAACGGGTGCATACTTACTAACTGCAGCAGGAAGTTACGATGCTTTTGTGGCCAAATACAATTCATTTGGGCAAATTTTATGGGCAGTACGTTTGGGAGGATCCATGGCCGAATCGGTTAATCATTTATCGGTAGCAAATGGTTATGTATTTCTTACTGGGTTTTTTCAAGGAACCATGAATGTATATGCCCCTAATTTTACAGCACCTTTAACTTCAGTATCTAATTCGTTTGATATTTTCATAGTGCGATTAGGAACTGATGGTTTATTCTATTCGAATGGTGCTTTTAGAATTGGCATGGGTGGAAACGATGATGGAAAGTGTATCAAATCGGATGCCGCAGGAAATATATATTTAGCTGGATATTACTCAAGTCCGGGTAATACTACCAATGTTAATTTTAACTTACTTGGTGGCACCAATAATTTATTAGCTGCCGGTAGTGAAGATGGTTTTATCGTTAAATACAATAGCAATTTTGTACTACAATGGGTAAAATCGTATGGTGGAAGTTCCTTTAATGATGCTGTATTAACTATTGATATAGATAGTAACCAAAATGTGTATGCAGCTGGTTATTTCAATGGAACCAATGCTGGTTTTAATAACAGTATTTTCCTTACATCAGTAGGAGCTGCCGATGCTTTTATTTCAAAAATTGTAACTAATGGAAATACCATTTGGGCCAAACGAGTTGGCGGCAATAATGGTGATATTATAAATGCAATTAAACTTAATGGAAAAGGTGTAATTTATGCTGGTGGCAATTTTAATGGGACTGCTAATTTAAACCCAAATGGAACTGCACAAACTTTTGTTTCTGTTGGTGGCGATGCATTTATAAGTAAGCTAGATACCAACCAAGCAAGTGCAATATGGATAAAACAATTGGGAGGAAGTGGACTTGATCTTTTAGGAGCAATTGACTTAGACACATTAGGAAATGTATATACAGTAGGTTCATTTATTGGCAATGCTGAATTTCCTGTTGGCGTTTCAGCATCGGCATTAAATAGCGGAAGTTGGAAAGATATTTTTGTAAGTAAATTAAATACATTGGGAACTTTTGTTTGGTCTAAATCGCTCGGTACTATTTTAGAGGATGATGGCTACAGTGTTTCGGTTACTGCAAATGGAAACTATGCTTACATTACAGGAAGCAATCCTACATTTGGGCATGGTTATATGGCTAAAATTGGTGCTTGTGGCGAGTTAAAACCTATAAGCGGATTAGTGAAATTATGCACAAATAGCCAAAGAGTTTATAGTGTAGATTCTGTTTTTGGAGCTACTTCGTATGTTTGGTCATTGCCTTCAGGCTGGTCAGGTATATCTAACACACGCACCATTATAGTTACTCCTAGCACCAATAGCGGAAATATTACCGTAAATGCCATTACTGCTTGTGGAGTTGGTTTTTCTCGCTCATTAAGTATTAACTATGGAACTACCAATTTAGATAATAACTTAGTTAGGTATTGGCTTGCAAATGCAAATGATAACAATAAAGATATTAAAAACAACTTTGGTTTAACTTTAGTAAACACCGTTAAAGATACTGCAATGCACGGAACCGTTAATGGGGCTTATCGCATTTCAAATAATACTGGTTTTATTCAATTACAACCAACAGCAAATTTACCAACTGGAGCCACTTCTATTTCATTATGGTATTATTACCAAAGTAATGGCGGGAGTAATAATGTAATTTTAGGTAGTAATGGAACAGCTTTACCAGCTTCACATCCAATCTTGTTAACTGATAATGCTTCGGCTACTTTGTTTCCATGGTCTAATACGGGGGTACCAATAGGAAGTGGTGTTCCCATAGCCCAAAATACTTGGCATCATATTGTATTAACGCGTAATGGAGCCAATTTTACTTTTTATGTAAATGGTGTTTTGGCATACAGTGGCAATAATCTATCCGCTTCTAATTTTGATAGAATTGGAAACAACCGTCCTGGCACTGAAATACAAGGAGCTACTGGTAAATTTGATGATATAAAAATTTACAACACCATTATTACCGAAGCTCAAGTTAAATCGCTGTACGACTTTGGAAGCATTAAATCTGTAGATTTATTGGCATCAGGTTGTAAAAATAAAACCATTTCATTTCAAGCCTTATCAAGTAATAGCAATGCAACTTACGCATGGAAGTTGAATGGAACCACTGTAGGAAGCAGTTTACCAACATTTGTTAAAACAGCTGCATTGACTGATACAGCTATTTCTATAACCATAAATAGCCAATGTTTTGAAGAAACTATTTCTAAAATTTTTAAAATTAATAGTGCCGATAGTGTAAATATAGTTAGTACTGATTGTGGAATTAAAGTTGGCAATAAAACATATATTGTTTCTGGCAATTATATTGATACTTTAGTTAATCAATTTGGATGTGATAGTATTGTGTATTTAAACCTAACAGTAAGTATTAACCAACTTACCAATTTAAGCAATAATTTAATTAGATATTGGACCTTAAATGCACAAGATTCAGCCAAAGATTTAACTGGAAATTTTGTATTGAATAAAACATCTGGAATATTATTTACCAACGATAGATTTGGGAATCAAAATTCAGCCCAATTTATACCTACAGCACCTAGCCAACAAATGACACCAGTTGTAAACATTCCAGCCGATAATATTACCATATCATTTTGGTATCAATTTACATCGTCAAGTTCAACTAATACAAGGGGGTTGCTAACCAATTCGTTAGGAACTAATGCAGGTTATTACTTGTATGCCGATGCCAATGGAAATTTATTATCAAATAACAATTTTGGAACAAGTGCAAGTACCAATTTTCAATTCCAAACTAATAATTGGTATCATTTAACTTTTTCATTAGACAGTTTAGGGGTTGCCAAAATATATGTAAATGGCGAACATAAACTAACCAATAACAATATGAGTTTAACGGGTATAGTTAGAATTGGGCGTGGCGTTGGAAGTTCAAATACACCAGGGGTGGGTAGTTACGATGATATTAAGGTTTATAATACTGTTCTTTCTGATGCTGATATTGCTAAAATTTATGATAGACCAAGCATTATCAGTCGTCCGTTTTTGACTAATTTTTGTCAAAACAATTCAGCCAATTTTGCTTATAAAGTAAGCGGTTCAAACAACTCTTCTTATCAGTTTTTAAAAAATAATGTAAGCGTAAGTAACGATACCTCTTATTTAGCTAATAATTTAGCTGCAACTGATACTTTGATTACTTTTAAAGTTTATTCAAAATGTGGTTTTGAGGAGTTTAATACTCGTTTAAATATTCAACCTTCTAATATTATTAAAACCGATTCGTTTTGTGGTAGTTATACTTACAATAATAAAACCTACACAAACGCGGGAACCTATTACGACACCATAGCCAATTTAAACGGATGTATTGTAAATGTGCAATTGAATTTAACTTTTAAAGCTGGGGTAAATTTAAGTAGTAATTTAACCCATCATTTTACATTAAACAATACTGAAAACACCAATTTAGTAAACTCATTAGCGGGTATAACAATATCTGCCACAGCAGCATCAGTTGTAGGTCGAAGCAATATTGCAGCCACAGGTCGTGCTATTAATGCGGTAGCACAAAGTATGCAAATAGCTAGTTTACCTAACAGCAATTTAACAGTATCATTATGGTATCAGCGAACCACAAATAGTTATACTGGTGCAAGAACTATAATTGGTAATACACAAGCCAATGGCAATATTGCTAAAATGGTTTATACGTCATCAACCGGAGCCGTGTTTTTAGGTAATAGTACTACTACAGTTGGTGTTCCAACAGGTTTTACGCTTAACACAGGTGTTTGGTATCATATAGTTTACCATGTAGCGAGTAATGGCGATGCAAAATTTTATATTAACGGAAATTTAGTAAGTAGTATAACAGGATTGCCATTAAATACCATTGCACTAATTGGCAATAGAAACGATGGAAACGAACCAGGCATTGGAAACTACGATGATATTAAAATTTATAACAAAATTTTATCAGCCGATGAAATTTCTAAATTATACAATATGCCTTCATTAATTGCTATACCTTCTCTTATACAAGTATGCGAAGGTAGTAGCACACTTATTACTTATCACTTTAGTGGAAATGCAGGAAGTACATATCAATACAAAAAAAATGGAGTAACTTTATCTACCGATTCATTTTTACTACTAAATAATACCAACTTAAACGATACTTTATTTGAGTTTACAGTTAATAACAGTTGCGGCTTTGAACAATATACAGCCAAAGTAACTGTTGCCCCTGCTGCTGGTGTTGGACAAGGTTTAGCTTATAGCAAAATTACCAATAGAATTACTGCCACAACAAGTTTTACTAGATACAAATTATTTAGAAATGGAATTATTATAGATTCTAGTAATACAACTGGTAATATTAATTTCTTAACTACTTTATGTGGAAATTATGTGGCACATTATAGTAATACAGGTTCTGCTAATTGCCCCGCAGTTTCGCCTGTTCTAAAAATAAATTTAGATACCGTTATCCTAAATACTAAAATATGTGCTGGTAAAATTTATGTGTTTGGAAGCCAACAATTAACTACTGCAGGAACCTACTATAGAACAACTACTAGCGTAAATGGTTGCGATAGTATTATAAAACTAAATTTAACACTAGCCAATGCAAGTTCGGCTATTATTAATAGGGTTGGTTGTGGCAGTTTAGTAATTTATAACAAAACCTATACACAAACTGGTCAATATAAAGACACACTAATTAATACTGCTGGCTGCGATAGTATTATAACTTTAAACTTAACCATTAATAATGGCACACCTGCTATTAATAATATTGTTCAATCAGCTTGTAACAATTTTGTTTTAAATGGAAAAACTTACACCAGCACCGGCATTTACCGTGATACCTTGTTTGCTGCAAGTGCTACTGGTTGCGATAGTATTTTGGTTCTTGATTTAACCATTCAAAAAAATGGCTCTATTCAAAATATATCTGCTTGCAAAAGTTATGTAATAAAAGGAGTAACTATTACACAAAGTGGCACATATCGTGATACTTTAACCAATATGGCAGGTTGCGACAGTATTGTGGTTTATAACTTAAACATAACTACGGTAAACAAAACAGTAGCCAAGAATGTAAATACCTTAACTGCATCTGCTACAAATGCCATATACCAATGGATAAATTGTACTACCAGTTTGCCAATAGCCAATGCTAATATGCAAAGTTATACGCCAACGGTTTCAGGCAGTTACAAAGTAATAATTACTCAAAATGGTTGTATTGATACCTCTTCTTGTACCAGTGTAACAATTATTAATTGCAATTTACAGTTAACTCATAGTGTACTTAATCCAACCGACACCAGTCGTTGTAAACAAGTTAGGGTAAATATAGCTAATGGTGCATTGCCAATTGCTTTAAAATTAACTTGGAGTTCAAATACTATAGGAACAAACCTGAACATAACCGATTCAGCTTATACCTTTACCAATGTATGCCCTGAAACGTATAAATTGGTGGTAACTGATAATAACGGCTGTAAGGATTCAACTAGTTTTATTATAAACGAACCACAAGTTAGTGTGAATGATATGTATGTTTTGAAGTTTATTGTTTATCCTAACCCAGCAAGTAATGTTTTATTTATTAGTGGTTTAGGGAAAGGGGCTTTAGTGAGTATCACTGATTTAACTGGACGAACTGTTTATAATGAACAAACAACAAATTCAAATACCGAACTAAACACTATAACCTGGAAAGATGGTTTATATATGATTCAAGTAACCAATAATGGGAAAACGACTATCCAAAAATTGATTATAGTTAAGTAA
- a CDS encoding histidine kinase, which yields MKAVVFILAYMLSTAMYAQQPYFTVLNDTKGLPSNNVYNILQDKKGYIWIASQEGISRYDGYNFKTYKNTNQTSAAGSNLKEDVLGRIWYQNFDGYCYYIENDSLHALKQNKPIGFFAFGITNNYLFLLQYKGIDVYNINTLQLIKTIPFFSAIKDINNTACFNNNYYFTANKVLYKTTSNLKLEATRVQIASNEKNNQIYATNKNLVLTARENENEQLYFIENGKLQPTSKIGGPKLIQNLHLIDNDYWVLAPNGAYVFGKNGFKHYFKNQSISCVIKDRDNNYWVSSVNKGIFIIPSLQTTFVAIENYVPSLFEKTKGGYLLFTQNNEVVALNNNFEPHKKLFTNPSNASIYYTYYDSSLDVLLTSSFGTGIFNSKPFGFIKHEDFALKSIAKIDHKYYALATSGYANLVISPNANKNIPSKWDDFYNKKLKEGNGDAADFISSIRAKTVAYSPSQNAIYCGSNIGLHKQTIYNQTEIKQNNQSVFVSKLIAFKSFILALTTKGELITITNDTLFNTLNSLPNIDIKEVKKIKAFGNYLCILGNDKFIIVNTENIHKTIYQLSIQLKTSEINDFILEQNQLHILTHNNIISVAVNGINKLEVKPNFVIENYEVNGKQYATINESFSYQENNIIINYALLNYAQFQHQNIAYKINNENWVNTMPNMRSLQFASLSPGNYTIQFKVNNTVLTNVVVKFKINKPFWLQWWFLLLIVSILTISGLGYYKWQISLLVKKNKLITEKMALENELNKSKLTSIKSQMNPHFFYNALNTIQSYIFINDKKNANNYLSKFSKLTRMILEMSEKETITIGEEIEALNLYLALEQMRFEDDFYFEIKISVDLDKEMDKIPPMLVQPYVENAIKHGLLHKDGKKNLSVLFDCIENNLMVTINDNGVGRKRSEQLNKIKDSKHQSFSTQANKKRLEILNQSKNKPVAVIITDNYNEIGNATGTTVTLTIPLT from the coding sequence TTGAAAGCAGTAGTATTTATTTTAGCATATATGTTATCGACTGCCATGTATGCGCAACAACCGTATTTTACGGTATTGAACGATACAAAAGGGTTGCCATCAAATAATGTATATAATATTTTACAAGATAAAAAAGGTTATATATGGATAGCAAGCCAAGAGGGCATAAGCAGGTACGATGGGTATAATTTTAAAACCTACAAAAATACCAATCAAACCTCAGCAGCGGGTAGTAATTTAAAAGAAGATGTTTTGGGTAGAATTTGGTACCAAAATTTTGATGGTTACTGTTATTACATAGAAAATGATTCGCTACATGCTTTAAAACAAAATAAACCAATTGGCTTTTTTGCTTTTGGAATAACCAATAATTATTTGTTTTTATTACAATATAAAGGGATTGATGTTTACAATATAAACACCTTACAATTAATTAAAACAATACCATTTTTTTCTGCTATTAAAGATATAAATAATACAGCTTGTTTTAACAACAACTATTATTTTACAGCCAATAAGGTGCTTTATAAAACTACTTCTAATTTAAAATTAGAAGCTACTCGGGTACAAATTGCAAGCAATGAAAAAAACAATCAAATATATGCCACCAATAAAAATTTGGTTTTAACTGCTCGAGAAAATGAAAACGAACAATTGTATTTTATTGAAAATGGTAAGTTGCAACCTACTTCTAAAATAGGAGGGCCAAAACTCATTCAAAATTTGCATTTAATTGATAATGATTATTGGGTGTTAGCTCCTAATGGTGCTTATGTATTTGGTAAAAATGGATTTAAGCATTATTTTAAAAATCAAAGTATTTCGTGTGTTATAAAAGATAGAGATAATAATTATTGGGTATCATCGGTTAATAAAGGCATATTTATTATTCCTTCATTACAAACCACATTTGTTGCTATCGAAAATTATGTACCCAGTTTATTTGAAAAAACAAAGGGAGGGTATTTACTTTTTACTCAAAATAATGAGGTGGTGGCATTAAATAATAATTTTGAACCTCATAAAAAACTATTTACCAATCCTAGTAATGCATCTATTTATTACACCTATTACGATTCTAGTTTAGATGTTTTATTAACATCTTCTTTTGGCACTGGTATTTTTAATTCAAAACCGTTTGGTTTTATTAAACATGAAGATTTTGCTTTAAAATCAATAGCAAAAATTGATCATAAATATTATGCACTGGCCACAAGTGGTTACGCTAATTTGGTTATTTCGCCAAATGCCAATAAAAATATTCCATCAAAATGGGATGATTTTTACAATAAAAAACTAAAAGAAGGGAATGGCGATGCGGCCGATTTTATTAGTAGTATTAGGGCCAAAACTGTGGCATATAGTCCAAGTCAAAATGCTATTTACTGTGGTTCAAATATTGGACTTCATAAGCAAACCATTTATAATCAAACTGAAATAAAGCAAAACAATCAAAGTGTTTTTGTTTCAAAGCTAATAGCTTTTAAATCGTTCATATTGGCACTAACTACTAAAGGCGAGTTAATTACCATCACAAACGATACTTTATTTAATACACTTAATAGCCTGCCAAATATTGATATAAAAGAAGTAAAAAAAATAAAAGCTTTTGGTAATTACTTGTGTATTTTGGGTAACGATAAATTTATAATTGTAAACACTGAAAATATACATAAAACCATTTATCAGTTATCAATACAGCTTAAAACAAGCGAAATAAACGACTTTATACTTGAACAAAATCAACTTCATATTTTAACACATAATAATATAATAAGTGTAGCTGTAAATGGAATAAATAAACTTGAAGTAAAGCCCAATTTTGTAATAGAAAACTATGAGGTAAATGGAAAACAGTATGCCACAATAAACGAGTCGTTCTCGTACCAAGAAAACAATATTATTATTAATTATGCTTTGCTTAATTATGCCCAATTTCAGCACCAAAATATTGCTTACAAAATAAACAACGAAAACTGGGTTAATACCATGCCTAATATGCGTTCTCTTCAGTTTGCCTCGCTTTCGCCAGGTAATTATACCATTCAGTTTAAAGTTAATAATACCGTACTTACTAATGTTGTTGTAAAATTTAAAATTAACAAACCTTTTTGGTTACAATGGTGGTTTTTGTTATTAATAGTTTCCATTTTAACTATATCAGGACTAGGCTATTATAAATGGCAAATTAGTTTATTAGTAAAAAAGAATAAACTAATAACCGAAAAAATGGCTTTGGAAAATGAGTTAAATAAATCAAAATTAACTTCCATCAAGTCGCAAATGAATCCCCATTTTTTTTACAATGCACTTAATACCATCCAGTCGTACATTTTTATAAATGATAAAAAAAATGCAAATAATTACCTGTCAAAGTTTTCGAAACTAACACGTATGATACTTGAAATGAGCGAAAAAGAAACCATAACCATAGGCGAAGAAATAGAAGCACTTAATTTATACCTAGCCTTGGAACAAATGCGTTTTGAAGACGACTTTTACTTTGAGATAAAAATAAGTGTAGACTTAGATAAAGAAATGGATAAAATACCTCCCATGTTGGTACAGCCATATGTAGAAAATGCCATCAAACATGGACTGCTTCACAAGGATGGAAAGAAAAACTTATCTGTTTTATTTGATTGTATTGAAAATAATTTGATGGTAACTATTAACGATAATGGAGTAGGCAGAAAACGTTCTGAACAATTGAATAAAATAAAAGATAGTAAGCATCAGTCTTTTTCTACCCAAGCTAATAAAAAGCGTTTAGAAATTTTAAATCAAAGTAAAAACAAACCTGTAGCCGTAATTATTACCGATAATTATAACGAAATTGGAAATGCAACAGGAACTACCGTAACACTAACCATACCCCTAACTTAA
- a CDS encoding LytTR family DNA-binding domain-containing protein — protein sequence MYKAVIIDDEKMARTLLEGMLNEYCKDITIVESCKDLPTGVKAIRKLNPDLVFLDIEMPGHSGLELLEFFNDEEVNFSVIFTTAYNQYAIQAFKFSAVDYLLKPIEIADLETALERFRKQNHKQNFGILKDNLSNITQQRKLAIYTTGSIKFIDINEILFFKADGAYTRIILNDETEILASKSLKTYEDILADTAFFFRSHKSFIVNINYITEYVRNDGGYALVNKHHQVSVSTDKLDTLLNLISRKGK from the coding sequence ATGTACAAAGCTGTAATTATAGATGATGAAAAAATGGCCCGCACCTTATTGGAAGGCATGCTTAATGAATATTGTAAAGATATAACCATTGTAGAAAGCTGTAAAGATTTACCAACTGGTGTAAAAGCAATACGAAAACTCAATCCTGATTTAGTGTTTTTAGATATAGAAATGCCTGGACATAGCGGTTTGGAGTTATTGGAGTTTTTTAACGATGAGGAGGTTAATTTTTCAGTAATTTTCACAACAGCTTATAACCAATATGCCATTCAAGCATTTAAGTTTTCGGCCGTTGATTATTTGTTAAAGCCGATAGAGATTGCTGATTTAGAGACTGCACTCGAACGTTTTAGAAAACAAAATCACAAACAAAATTTTGGTATTTTAAAAGATAACTTATCAAACATCACACAACAAAGGAAATTAGCTATTTATACTACTGGATCCATAAAATTTATTGATATAAACGAAATATTGTTTTTTAAAGCCGATGGTGCTTATACACGCATTATTTTAAACGATGAAACCGAAATTTTGGCAAGTAAAAGCCTTAAAACTTATGAGGATATTTTAGCCGATACTGCTTTCTTTTTCAGAAGTCATAAATCGTTTATAGTTAATATCAATTATATAACTGAATATGTAAGAAATGATGGTGGTTATGCATTGGTAAATAAACATCACCAAGTATCAGTATCAACCGATAAATTAGATACATTATTGAATTTAATTAGCCGCAAAGGGAAATAG